Proteins encoded in a region of the Neodiprion lecontei isolate iyNeoLeco1 chromosome 5, iyNeoLeco1.1, whole genome shotgun sequence genome:
- the LOC107221277 gene encoding protein sidekick isoform X1: MEKLDWPNRRRSFHPQNLIKTGGSRRRASFRKLFAALSFICIAGGACATESLQEPRFITQPSSSGSILSEGRTKILQCQARGYPQPKYRWFKDGLPLNNELSSEPYYRILNTRREDAGTYYCVASNEVGSIFSERIAFSVAYMEVFEDLTERAVLVESGDAAVLNLPEIESHPIPEVIWLTSNGPLAYDIKYATTANQHTLLILSASESDQGYYRARAINTQLGKEENSPFFKLQVTGDPNKEIAPNIIVKPQDTQIVKDHPVTYLHCIANARPLHELETLWFKDGIPIENAGISYSFRDLWNRTLGLLSANLTHTGQYTCHVSLRTGGYPTVTASANITVYEKPTFINELRREILGDYGSTISIPCDAVGVPPPKVSWFRNAASVDHLLGIRYDTEEDGSLVIRKLTMEDSGMFQCLATNEAGESSVYTWLKAKKGSGTGRIGKRVARWAAGYNVVRVRQSDRQFKFFQYPDTSIPVMESPPRNVTVLDGKDASITCKAVAAPVPNVTWIYNDADTVEVAGRVQILENGDLLLAAVMPTDAGKYTCIRANEAGSVNGSAYLTVLVRTQIIQPPVDTSVLLGYTAELQCKVSSDPKVPYDIAWFHNKQVINTRASQRVKMRDDGALELAAVRASDVGEYMCSVVSPGGNDTRKARLSVIELPFAPINVQAVRMEEISPRTINVSWVPGFDGNSPTNKFIIQRREVPELGPIPDPLLNWVTEHSNVSASSRWVLLDSLKAAAAYQFRVSAVNSVGEGPPSDPSNVMVLPQEPPSGPPLGFVGSARSFSEIITQWQPPLEEHRNGHILGYILRYRLYGYNDSPWTNQNITNEAQRNYLITDLITWKDYIVQIAAYNDKGVGIFTDGVKIKTKEGVPEAPPTNLKARARNSTAVEVWWKPPNPQKINGINQGYKLQAWIGGNFTEENEYKSTTVPPSLFDPLAEQSATITGLKKYTLYNITVLCFTDPGDGERSAPVEIRTSEDVPGAIENLQFDEISDREVTVRWNPPHETNGILTGYQLKYMIKDLPESLRVENFTADVQSTKIQHLQATTHYKFEVTAWTSKGAGKSRIATIQSGVEPVLPEPPTKLALSNIDAFSVVLQFTPGFDGNSSITKWTVQAQTSRNMTWYTVYEVSDPDASTITVKGLTPFMQYKLRLIANNVVGMSGPSEPTKEFQTIQAPPSHPPRNVTVRAMSATELRVRWIPLQQIEWYGNPRGYNITYKELRTNKSKSISIEDHTANSYVLENMEEFALYEIVMKAYNDVGSSSPSPKAIERTRESVPSLGPISVEANATSSTTIVVKWGDIPIEHQNGQIEGFKVYYGASNRLPFQYKNIPTNATFTTTLTELRKFVQYHIQVLAYTRLGDGVLSLPPIRVQTFEDAPGAPSNVSFPDVSFSMARIIWDTPEDPNGEILAYKVMFHLNSSQDHQFSKEFPASDRTFRATGLKQEEYYMFSVTAQTRLGWGKTAYALVLTTNNRERPQPPSAPQVSRSQVQSRQITFSWTPGRDGFAPLRYYTVQKAENSGPFQTIPERVDPSVNSYTANNLKPFTQYQFRIQATNDIGPSTWSAESAQVQTLPTAPSRAVIGLKVVPITKSSVEVHWEPIEEIYWSGDHATGGYRVVYQPVSDFPTALEAAPKKNIPGIKNNMMVLSDLMEDKNYEIVVVPFNSEGEGPPCPPVTVYVGEAVPTGEPRELNAKALSSTEVHLSWKPPQLDMQNGDLLGYKIFYLVTDSPQEFEKPQEEEIEVVPASYLTHGLVFLDKYTEYRIQVLAFNPAGDGPRTPAITVRTKEDIPGPPNNLQFIDITMTSMRVTWDPPKMRNGQIVGYIVAYETAEQNDRFSKQVKQKVTETSLLVQPLEEEVTYTFTVRAQTIDFGPPISGNVTTGPQLGSPVAPSELAISKTVTSVDLQWTNGASGKGPLLGYYIETRRKAMEDWQHYDARWQTIVKSTNGPLTEYTISYQNLLPSTSYLFRVISYNRYGISYPAYSKDAVLTPSKLYFEYGYLQHRPFYRQTWFMVALAACSVVIIIMVIAILCVKSKSYKYKQEAQKTLEESMAMDVDDRQESDLELYRSRHAGGGAMNVASTCGTLGKRGTLARKSTHHPPPPTMLGKSPPRPSPASVAYHSDEESLKGYDENPDDSSVTEKPSEISSTDSQGSESENESVQSDPHSFVNHYANVNDSLRQSWKRQKPVRNYSSYTDSEPEGSAVVSLNGGQIIMNNMARSRAPLPGFSSFV, translated from the exons ATGGAGAAACTCGACTGGCCGAATCGGCGACGATCATTTCATCCgcaaaatttgataaaaactgGAGGAAGCAGGAGGAGAGCTTCGTTTCGGAAGCTATTTGCCGCTCTGTCGTTCATATGCATTGCGGGCGGCGCCTGCGCGACCG aATCACTTCAAGAGCCACGCTTCATAACGCAACCGTCCAGCAGCGGCAGTATCCTCAGCGAGGGTCGAACGAAAATATTGCAATGTCAAGCGAGAG GATATCCACAACCAAAGTATCGCTGGTTCAAAGACGGATTACCGCTGAACAACGAGCTCAGCTCCGAGCCCTACTATCGTATTCTGAATACTCGAAGAGAAGATGCAGGAACATATTATTGCGTGGCGAGTAACGAAGTCGGTTCTATATTCAGCGAACGGATAGCTTTTTCGGTTGCTT ATATGGAAGTCTTTGAAGATCTAACCGAGCGAGCGGTCCTAGTCGAATCGGGGGACGCAGCTGTTTTAAACTTGCCTGAAATTGAGAGTCATCCGATTCCCGAAGTTATCTGGCTAACTTCAAACGGACCGTTGGCTTACGACATCAAGTATGCCACCACGGCTAATCAGCACACCCTTCTCATTCTATCTGCTTCGGAAAGCGACCAAGGATACTACAG AGCGAGGGCGATAAACACCCAACTCGGTAAGGAAGAAAACAGTCCGTTCTTCAAACTCCAGGTGACCGGAGATCCGAACAAAGAGATTGCACCCAATATTATTGTAAAGCCTCAAGACACCCAAATAGTTAAGGATCATCCAGTCACTTATCTGCATTGTATAGCAAATGCAAG GCCGTTACACGAGCTGGAAACCCTTTGGTTCAAGGATGGTATACCGATCGAAAATGCCGGTATATCTTACAGCTTCAGGGATCTATGGAACCGAACACTTGGTCTGCTTTCTGCAAATTTGACCCACACTGGCCAATACACTTGCCACGTAAGCCTGAGGACCGGAGGCTATCCGACTGTCACTGCAAGCGCTAATATCACCGTTTACG AAAAACCTACTTTTATTAACGAATTGAGAAGAGAAATTCTTGGAGATTATGGTTCGACGATATCTATACCATGCGACGCGGTTGGCGTACCACCCCCAAAGGTTAGCTGGTTCAGAAATGCGGCTTCTGTAGATCATCTGTTGGGGATAAG GTATGATACGGAGGAGGATGGCTCTCTCGTTATCCGTAAATTGACCATGGAGGACTCTGGCATGTTCCAATGCCTTGCGACCAATGAAGCCGGGGAGTCATCTGTTTATACGTGGCTGAAGGCCAAAA AGGGATCAGGGACAGGAAGAATTGGAAAACGAGTCGCTCGCTGGGCAGCCGGCTATAATGTAGTGAGAGTTCGTCAGTCTGATCGACAGTTTAAGTTCTTTCAATATCCAGACA CATCGATACCAGTTATGGAATCGCCACCTCGAAACGTAACTGTCTTGGACGGCAAAGATGCTTCGATAACGTGCAAAGCTGTCGCTGCGCCAGTGCCAAACGTCACATGGATTTATAACG ACGCAGATACGGTAGAAGTTGCCGGCAGAGTTCAAATTCTAGAGAACGGAGATCTGCTGTTAGCAGCTGTAATGCCAACTGACGCTGGAAAGTACACATGTATCAGGGCAAACGAAGCAGGGTCTGTAAATGGATCGGCTTATCTCACGGTATTAG TGAGAACACAAATTATTCAGCCACCGGTCGACACGTCGGTTCTACTCGGTTACACTGCCGAGCTGCAATGTAAAGTTTCCAGCGATCCAAAAGTGCCATACGATATCGCATGGTTTCATAACAAACA GGTTATAAATACAAGAGCAAGCCAAAGAGTGAAAATGCGAGATGACGGGGCCTTGGAGCTTGCTGCGGTAAGAGCCTCGGACGTGGGAGAGTACATGTGTTCTGTAGTATCGCCTGGGGGAAACGACACAAGAAAAGCCCGTCTTAGCGTTATAGAATTACCTTTTGCGCCTATAAATGTCCAGGCGGTGAGAATGGAGGAGATATCGCCACGAACGATAAACGTTAGCTGGGTGCCTGGATTTGATGGAAACAGTCCGACGAACAAATTCATAATACAAAGACGAGAAGTGCCTGAATTAG GCCCGATACCGGACCCGCTCTTAAACTGGGTTACCGAGCATAGTAACGTATCAGCTAGTAGTCGTTGGGTTCTCTTAGACAGCTTGAAAGCAGCAGCTGCATATCAGTTCCGAGTTAGCGCAGTAAACAGTGTTGGAGAGGGCCCTCCGTCAGATCCTAGCAACGTCATGGTGCTTCCGCAAGAAC CACCGTCCGGCCCGCCTCTTGGATTCGTCGGATCGGCGAGATCGTTTTCGGAAATAATAACTCAATGGCAGCCCCCGCTGGAGGAGCATCGTAACGGTCATATTTTGGGATATATTTTGCGATACCGATTGTACGGCTACAACGACAGTCCTTGGACTAATCAGAACATCACAAATGAGGCGCAGAGAAATTACTTGATAACGGATTTGATAACGTGGAAAGACTATATAGTTCAAATTGCAGCGTACAATGACAAAGGCGTTGGGATATTCACCGATGGTGTGAAGATTAAAACTAAGGAAGGCG TTCCTGAAGCCCCACCAACGAATCTGAAAGCCAGGGCGAGAAATTCTACAGCGGTAGAAGTATGGTGGAAGCCTCCGAATCCCCAGAAGATAAACGGCATAAATCAAGGCTACAAACTACAGGCTTGGATCGGTGGTAATTTTACCGAAGAAAATGAGTATAAGTCTACGACCGTTCCACCGAGCTTATTTGACCCTTTGGCTGAGCAGAGTGCCACGATTACAGGgctgaaaaaatacacattgTACAATATTACTGTCTTATGCTTTACTGATCCTGGAGACGGGGAGCGAAGCGCACCCGTTGAAATACGTACGAGTGAAGATG TTCCTGGTGCCAttgaaaatcttcaatttGACGAAATCAGCGACCGGGAGGTGACGGTGCGATGGAACCCGCCGCACGAAACTAATGGAATACTTACTGGTTATCAGTTGAAATACATGATAAAGGATTTACCAGAATCATTGCGGGTCGAAAATTTCACGGCAGACGTACAATcgacaaaaattcaacatctACAG GCAACTACACATTATAAATTTGAGGTAACTGCTTGGACGTCAAAAGGTGCAGGTAAATCAAGAATTGCAACGATCCAATCAGGCGTTGAGCCAGTGCTGCCAGAACCTCCAACCAAATTGGCTCTTTCAAACATTGACGCCTTCTCGGTAGTTCTTCAATTCACCCCAGGATTTGACGGCAACTCATCGATCACAAagtggactgtacag GCACAAACGTCGCGAAATATGACATGGTACACTGTCTATGAGGTATCTGATCCCGACGCAAGTACGATCACCGTTAAAGGATTAACCCCGTTTATGCAGTACAAGTTGAGACTAATCGCCAACAACGTTGTCGGTATGTCTGGCCCGTCCGAACCAACGAAAGAATTCCAGACAATCCAGGCGCCTCCTTCGCATCCCCCTCGAAACGTCACCGTCAGAGCTATGAGTGCGACCGAATTACGCGTCAGATGGATC CCACTGCAGCAAATAGAATGGTATGGAAATCCTAGAGGGTATAACATTACCTACAAAGAGCTGAGGACGAACAAGTCTAAGAGCATATCTATTGAAGACCACACAGCAAATTCCTACGTACTGGAGAATATGGAAGAATTTGCGCTATACGAAATTGTTATGAAGGCTTATAACGATGTTGGTTCGTCTTCTCCTAGTCCTAAGGCTATCGAGAGAACACGTGAATCGG TCCCGTCTCTTGGGCCAATCAGTGTTGAAGCAAATGCAACCTCTTCCACAACTATTGTTGTAAAATGGGGTGACATTCCCATTGAGCATCAAAATGGGCAGATTGAAGGCTTCAAAGTTTACTATGGCGCCAGTAATCGGTTACCATTtcagtataaaaatattccgacgAATGCCACATTCACAACTACTCTGACCGAACTACGAAAGTTTGTTCAATACCACATTCAAGTTCTCGCTTATACCAGGCTTGGTGACGGCGTCTTGAGCCTACCACCGATCAGAGTGCAGACCTTCGAAGATG CACCCGGGGCTCCGTCAAATGTATCTTTCCCGGACGTCAGCTTCTCAATGGCTCGTATAATCTGGGATACTCCTGAAGACCCTAACGGTGAAATTCTGGCGTACAAAGTCATGTTTCACCTAAACAGTAGTCAGGATCatcaattttcgaaagaatttcCAGCATCTGATAGAACCTTTAG gGCAACGGGATTAAAACAGGAAGAATATTACATGTTCTCTGTGACTGCCCAGACGAGATTAGGATGGGGAAAAACTGCGTATGCACTTGTATTGACTACTAATAACAGAGAACGACCTCAGCCACCGTCCGCTCCTCAAGTCAGCAGGTCGCAGGTGCAGAGTCGTCAAATCACATTCAGTTGGACTCCCGGGCGTGACGGATTTGCTCCGTTAAG ATATTACACAGTGCAAAAGGCTGAGAACTCTGGACCTTTTCAAACGATACCAGAAAGAGTGGATCCTTCGGTTAATTCGTACACTGCAAACAATCTCAAGCCATTCACACAGTATCAGTTTCGTATTCAAGCAACAAACGACATCGGCCCTTCAACATGGAGTGCCGAATCTGCTCAAGTTCAAACTTTGCCGACAG CCCCGTCACGCGCAGTAATCGGATTGAAAGTGGTGCCTATAACAAAATCGAGTGTAGAAGTTCACTGGGAACCCATAGAAGAAATTTACTGGAGTGGAGATCACGCTACAGGTGGTTATCGAGTCGTGTATCAACCAGTGTCTGATTTTCCGACCGCTCTTGAAGCTGCgccaaagaaaaatattccagGAATCAAG AACAATATGATGGTTTTAAGTGATCTAATGGAAgataaaaattacgaaatagtCGTTGTGCCATTCAACTCAGAAGGTGAAGGTCCTCCTTGTCCGCCAGTCACGGTATACGTCGGCGAGGCTGTTCCTACGGGAGAACCTCGGGAGCTCAATGCGAAGGCTCTATCGTCTACCGAAGTACATTTAAGTTGGAAACCGCCTCAGCTCGATATGCAAAACGGTGACCTCCTAGGTTACAAG ATATTTTACCTAGTCACGGATTCGCCGCAGGAATTTGAGAAGCCACAAGAGGAAGAAATCGAAGTCGTACCTGCGTCATATCTTACTCATGGTCTTGTTTTTCTTGACAAATACACCGAATATCGCATACAGGTTTTAGCCTTCAATCCAGCTGGAGACGGACCTCGAACACCGGCTATCACAGTCAGGACTAAGGAA gaTATTCCAGGGCCACcaaataatttgcaatttattgaCATAACTATGACAAGTATGCGCGTCACCTGGGATCCACCAAAGATGCGTAACGGCCAGATCGTTGGATACATTGTGGCGTACGAGACTGCAGAACAAAACGATC GGTTTAGCAAACAAGTTAAACAAAAAGTAACTGAAACAAGCCTGCTTGTCCAACCACTGGAGGAAGAAGTTACATACACGTTCACAGTCCGAGCTCAAACAATTGATTTTGGACCACCAATTTCTGGGAACGTTACAACCGGACCACAGCTTGGATCACCTGTAGCACCAAGCGAGCTTGCCATTTCGAAAACTGTAACCAGTGTCGACCTGCAGTGGACCAACGGTGCATCTGGAAAAGGACCTTTACTAGGTTATTACATTGAAACTAGACGCAAAG CTATGGAAGATTGGCAGCATT ATGATGCCCGCTGGCAAACGATAGTGAAGAGCACCAATGGTCCACTTACAGAATATACAATATCCTACCAGAATCTTCTACCATCTACCTCATATTTATTCAGAGTGATATCATACAATCGGTATGGTATCAGCTATCCAGCATATTCAAAGGATGcg GTTTTAACTCCTTCAAAGTTATACTTTGAATATGGATATCTTCAACACCGACCATTTTATCGACAAACCTGGTTTATGGTAGCTCTGGCTGCATGCTCAGTTGTTATAATAATCATGGTCATAGCAATACTGTGCGTGAAGAGTAAGAGCTATAAATATAAAC aagaAGCCCAAAAAACTCTGGAGGAATCGATGGCTATGGACGTAGATGATCGGCAGGAATCTGATTTAGAATTGTACAGATCGCGACATGCTGGTGGAGGAGCGATGAACGTGGCCAGCACATGTGGCACATTGGGCAAGCGAGGCACCTTGGCTCGTAAATCCACGCATCATCCCCCGCCTCCGACAATGCTGGGTAAATCTCCGCCTCGACCTTCTCCAGCATCTGTGGCTTATCACAGTGATGAGGAGAGTTTGAAGGGTTACGATGAAAACCCTGATGACAGTAGCGTAACGGAAAAACCGTCTGAGATCAGTTCTACGGATTCACAG GGATCCGAAAGTGAAAATGAGAGTGTCCAATCGGATCCTCACTCCTTTGTCAATCACTATGCTAATGTCAACGACTCGTTGAGACAGTCATGGAAACGACAAAAACCGGTTAGAAATTATTCCTCCTATACAGATTCTGAGCCAGAAGGAAGCGCGGTGGTCAGTCTGAACGGAGGACAGATCATAATGAATAACATGGCAAGGTCAAGGGCTCCTTTGCCTGGTTTTTCATCGTTTGTATGA